A region from the Gemmatimonadota bacterium genome encodes:
- a CDS encoding 16S rRNA (uracil(1498)-N(3))-methyltransferase: protein MEPDDRPVVATFLMEGDPFLPGTAVSLGDEVARHVRVRRLGVGTRLALIDGHGHRATGTLVRTTPTTMVEIESLAVSGPPAPVHLLVPIADKDRMMWLAEKVAELGATSWRPVLFRRSRSVKPRGEGQMFTGRVRARMASALEQSGGVWLPALYPEANLSRAVAALPAEGTRLVLDRDAPPLVGVPLVGPATVALGPEGGIEPDEMEELEHAGFRRVSLSASTLRFETAGVAALAMVTARLMEVPPS from the coding sequence GTGGAGCCTGACGATCGCCCGGTCGTAGCCACCTTCCTGATGGAAGGGGACCCGTTCCTGCCGGGGACGGCAGTGTCGTTAGGCGATGAGGTCGCGCGACACGTGCGGGTGCGTCGACTGGGCGTGGGCACGCGGCTCGCGCTGATTGACGGCCATGGGCACCGGGCGACCGGTACGCTCGTGCGGACCACGCCGACGACGATGGTGGAGATCGAGAGCCTCGCCGTGAGTGGTCCGCCGGCGCCGGTGCACCTCCTCGTGCCGATTGCCGACAAGGACCGCATGATGTGGCTCGCCGAGAAGGTGGCGGAGCTCGGGGCGACCAGCTGGCGCCCGGTGCTCTTTCGACGTTCGCGCAGCGTGAAGCCGCGCGGCGAAGGCCAGATGTTCACCGGTCGTGTCCGCGCGCGCATGGCCAGCGCCCTCGAACAGTCGGGTGGCGTCTGGCTCCCAGCGCTGTATCCGGAGGCCAACCTGTCGCGCGCCGTGGCCGCGCTGCCCGCGGAGGGGACCCGGCTCGTCCTGGATCGGGATGCTCCACCACTGGTTGGGGTGCCGTTGGTCGGGCCGGCCACAGTGGCCCTCGGGCCTGAGGGCGGGATTGAGCCCGACGAGATGGAGGAGCTTGAGCACGCGGGATTCCGGCGCGTGAGCCTCTCGGCGAGTACCTTGAGGTTCGAGACTGCGGGAGTGGCCGCCCTGGCCATGGTCACCGCGCGCCTGATGGAGGTTCCCCCGTCGTGA
- a CDS encoding histidine triad nucleotide-binding protein: protein MSPSCLFCRIVAGEIPATIVREDDHCVAFRDINPQAPVHVLVIPRGHVDSLDTLADDMVGARVLAMAREVARQEGIATTGYRTVFNTNAAAGQTVFHLHAHVLGGRALDWPPG, encoded by the coding sequence GTGAGTCCTTCGTGCCTGTTCTGCCGGATTGTCGCTGGGGAGATCCCGGCGACGATCGTACGCGAGGATGATCACTGCGTGGCGTTCCGCGACATCAACCCACAGGCGCCCGTGCACGTGCTGGTCATTCCCCGCGGCCACGTGGACAGCCTGGATACGCTGGCGGATGACATGGTGGGGGCGCGGGTGCTGGCCATGGCGCGTGAGGTAGCGCGGCAGGAGGGGATTGCCACGACCGGGTATCGGACCGTGTTCAACACCAACGCGGCGGCCGGGCAGACCGTGTTCCACCTGCACGCGCATGTGCTTGGTGGCCGTGCGCTGGACTGGCCACCGGGATGA
- a CDS encoding GatB/YqeY domain-containing protein: MTPVPTLLQQVQGDALAARKSQDKLRSLVLGTLLSELKNRELELPQPLVDADVIEVVRKAVKRRRESVEAFTQGNRPELAEREAEEARMLEAYLPPAIDPEEIRAAVRAAMASGATTMGALMGRVTPQFKGSADGSQVSAIVREELARAAT; the protein is encoded by the coding sequence ATGACGCCCGTGCCTACACTGCTGCAGCAGGTTCAGGGGGACGCCCTGGCGGCGCGCAAGTCGCAGGACAAGCTGCGGTCGCTTGTGCTGGGGACCCTCCTGTCCGAGTTGAAGAATCGCGAGCTGGAACTCCCGCAGCCGCTGGTGGATGCCGACGTGATCGAGGTGGTGCGCAAGGCGGTGAAGCGGCGGCGGGAGTCGGTCGAGGCGTTCACGCAGGGGAACCGGCCGGAGTTGGCCGAGCGCGAAGCCGAGGAGGCGCGGATGTTGGAGGCGTACCTGCCTCCGGCCATCGATCCCGAGGAGATCCGAGCTGCGGTTCGCGCCGCGATGGCGTCCGGGGCGACCACGATGGGTGCCCTGATGGGGCGCGTGACGCCCCAGTTCAAGGGGAGCGCGGACGGGAGCCAGGTGAGCGCCATCGTGCGCGAGGAGCTGGCCCGCGCGGCCACCTGA